The following coding sequences are from one Wenzhouxiangella sp. AB-CW3 window:
- a CDS encoding EAL domain-containing protein: MDNNKYKLLILDDDTLIARTISVIGESSGFETRATTSPESFFKTLDEWQPTHIALDLIMPDMDGVEVLVELARKECTARILITSGVGSRVLDAARRSAVEHGLSIAGVVPKPFSPGQLRELLNKDRDSRGDALEPDPHPDPARRRFEVTTEELEAALERDEFELVYQPKVKCADSDLAGFEALVRWRCPQRGLVPPALFIPVAETCGLIAPLTRLIIRRSIEWFAREVRACPELNDNPWRSSLVERLTLSINLSARSLGDAEFIEFVHEQCAAASIDPFCLVFELTETSAMEDPVSSLDLLTRLRMKGFQLSIDDFGTGYSSMLQLVRLPFSEVKVDKSFVMSAPRSEESRAVIRSIVELGHSLGLRTTAEGVEDPDTLEYLKEIECDLAQGFLISRPLPADEALAWARRHLNSWRE, translated from the coding sequence ATGGATAACAACAAGTACAAACTGCTGATCCTCGACGACGACACGCTGATCGCCCGCACCATCAGCGTGATTGGGGAATCGTCGGGCTTCGAAACCAGGGCCACGACCAGCCCCGAATCCTTTTTCAAAACGCTGGATGAATGGCAACCGACCCATATCGCCCTGGACCTGATCATGCCCGACATGGACGGGGTGGAGGTGCTGGTTGAACTGGCACGAAAAGAATGCACTGCGCGCATACTGATCACCAGCGGCGTGGGCAGTCGCGTGCTGGATGCCGCGCGTCGCTCGGCCGTGGAACATGGCCTGAGCATCGCAGGCGTCGTACCCAAACCGTTTTCCCCGGGACAACTGCGCGAGTTGCTCAACAAGGATCGGGACAGCCGGGGCGATGCACTTGAGCCCGATCCGCATCCCGACCCTGCCCGACGCCGTTTCGAAGTCACGACCGAAGAGTTGGAGGCCGCCCTGGAGCGCGACGAATTCGAACTGGTCTACCAACCCAAGGTCAAGTGTGCCGATAGCGATCTGGCCGGTTTCGAGGCGCTGGTACGCTGGCGGTGCCCGCAACGCGGGCTGGTGCCCCCAGCACTCTTTATCCCGGTCGCCGAAACTTGCGGCCTGATTGCCCCGCTGACCCGCCTGATCATCCGTCGGTCGATCGAATGGTTTGCCCGAGAAGTGCGCGCCTGCCCGGAGCTCAATGACAATCCATGGCGCTCGTCACTGGTCGAGCGCCTGACTCTGTCGATCAACCTTTCGGCACGCTCACTGGGCGATGCCGAGTTCATCGAGTTCGTCCACGAACAGTGCGCGGCAGCCAGTATCGACCCTTTCTGCCTGGTATTCGAGCTGACCGAAACCAGTGCCATGGAAGACCCGGTGAGCTCGCTGGATCTGCTCACTCGCCTGCGTATGAAAGGATTCCAGTTGTCGATTGATGACTTTGGCACCGGCTACTCTTCCATGCTGCAACTGGTCAGGCTGCCGTTCTCCGAAGTCAAGGTCGACAAGTCTTTCGTGATGAGCGCACCCCGATCGGAGGAATCGCGCGCGGTCATCCGGTCCATTGTCGAGCTGGGTCACAGCCTGGGACTGCGCACCACCGCCGAGGGTGTCGAGGACCCCGACACTCTGGAATACCTGAAAGAAATCGAATGCGACCTGGCCCAGGGTTTCCTGATTTCCCGACCGCTACCAGCCGACGAGGCACTGGCCTGGGCCCGTCGTCACCTGAACTCCTGGCGCGAATAA